From the Montipora capricornis isolate CH-2021 chromosome 2, ASM3666992v2, whole genome shotgun sequence genome, one window contains:
- the LOC138033319 gene encoding uncharacterized protein, whose translation MTDKAKNSRRIAKGNFTRKRNILIKSIETSQGIEVVETNYSKLVDAWEELEGKHLEYVNFLTDEHLVDEEEIWMTEVEEKYSNAFNRKVKYVENVTTSEKATREHAARQEAIDNAKVKRNTARAVFEASYESISHALQSKEMPNFALKDLQKQIEDQFHDCKTFNAELLELLPFDSAESEMQWIAKIQTYYYEIVEQIVVRYTNVKEQEQIKQESDATSSFLHLEKVKMPHFDGELRHYPQFKRDFNKQVMPQIRGRDAAYVLRSCLGKEPEGLVKSIDDDVQEMWRRLDEKYGDPAKIADVIIDGIRRFRTLKEGEDKRFIEFVTLVEDGYRDLTRLGLEAEITTTSSVSIIEKALSTDIRRKWAEMSAIEYDSASLRTTTNNQHYRGTSHYTEGVEEVSKEPKPKCLIHEHGRHWTADCRIYLAKPIEEKKTIIKDKRACWSCLKIGHRQRTCKSRKDCGVGGCTRKHHPSIHETEETPQEVSASANVCHNTKIDTCLLQVQRVKTKRGEANIMWDNAASLCFITNTKAKQEKLKGSKVELSVIKVGAQSEKIKTNKYKVPLIDKQGHVIEFEAYGIERITSDIESVNIDDIVHLFKNVTKEEIERPSGPVDILIGYEYAAYHPEREQNIGHLVLLRNRFGRCIGGTHPLLKESHLYHDFINARVNTVVGKINIEDFYKIENLGVECKPKCGGCKCGKCSLGAKDCTIQEERELELIERNLNFNKEENRWVAEYPWIKDPQNLPDNRKVAFAKLITTEKRLRRNTEHAKVYDNQIKDMVTRGVARKLSKKELTLYKGPVHYIGHHEVLKPDSKSTPVRIVFNSSANYMGHILNEYWAKGPDLLNNLLGVLIRFRENKVAFIGDIKKMYHTVKMTELDQHTHRFLWRDMDSTREPDTYIMLRVSFGDKPSATIATVALRKTAEMSREKYPEAADIIQRNTYMDDIIESTDDRKQAIKLTQDIEKAIIKGGFEVKEWMFSSDTDRQEKTNIPIEEQTEKILGVKWSQSEDQLCFEVKVNFTTKRIHTSRSTSDISATQDPQQLTKRIILSQINSVYDPLGLAGPFTVRAKILLRRLWGTEPKLDWDDPIPEENQQNWSIFFNDLKDMNQIRFTRCLKPMDAIGDPILVVFSDASKDAYAACAYVRWQRKNNQFESNLILSKNRLAPIKKMSIDRIELCGAVLNKRLKVFIEKECRYRFEKIYHIVDSQIVHAMIQKSSYGFNTFAATRIGEIQEGTNPENWYWVESKYNIADCLTRGRKPDDIGLESTWQKGPDFLKQTEDKWPITRDYLEPKLSEVIRTTMVTKIEGPHDTLALRIDIAKYSSYGKLLRVTARILKFYSKFPKPSFKSATQELTPEDIKKSEIFWIKEIQQNMRNDIENGKYNRLCPITRKDGIYVVSSRTAKLQTNYGDNEVILLPYDHPFSHLYVAQTHARGHHGILTTASKVRTKYWIPKLLKLVKSIKFRCVICKKLAKKTSQQVMGQLPEDRLKPAPPWYSTGIDLFDPFKIRDEVKKRTFSKAYGVIFNCLGTRAVYLDLAADYSTDKFLMVLRRFVSLNGYPSKLLSDNGTQLIAASKELTAITKTWDWKKIKEYGVMKGLQWIFTPADAPWQNGVTEALIRSVKRAIEFSVGENALTFSELQTVLFEIANLLNERPIGRHPTSPEDGAYLCPNDLLLGRATSRIPNGPFDENANTQKRFTFVQTIVHTFWKKWNSNYFPSLILRQKWHTSHRNLKIGDVVMIQDSNLVRGNWKLGKVSNVYPGADGKVRRVDVQYKNLTVNEPMKQYQGKGYVTVQRPVQRLVLLIPIDENKINF comes from the exons ATGACCGACAAAGCTAAGAATTCACGGCGAATTGCCAAGGGAAACTTCACACGAAAGCGGaacattttgatcaagtccataGAGACAAGCCAAGGAATCGAGGTAGTAGAAACCAATTACTCAAAACTTGTTGATGCATGGGAAGAACTGGAAGGGAAGCACTTAGAGTATGTTAACTTCCTGACTGACGAGCATTTAGTGGACGAAGAAGAAATCTGGATGACGGAAGTCGAGGAAAAATATTCCAATGCATTTAATCGTAAAGTGAAATATGTCGAAAATGTCACTACAAGCGAAAAGGCAACGCGCGAGCACGCGGCTCGTCAAGAGGCCATTGACAACGCAAAAGTTAAAAGGAACACTGCGCGCGCTGTTTTCGAAGCTTCTTACGAAAGTATTTCGCACGCGTTGCAGTCAAAAGAAATGCCCAATTTTGCGTTAAAAGACTTACAGAAACAAATAGAAGATCAATTTCACGATTGCAAAACCTTTAACGCTGAACTGTTAGAATTATTGCCCTTTGATTCAGCCGAATCTGAGATGCAATGGATAGCTAAAATCCAAACCTATTATTACGAAATTGTTGAACAAATTGTAGTTAGATATACTAACGTAAAAGAACAAGAGCAGATAAAACAGGAATCTGACGCGACTTCTTCCTTTCTACACCtggaaaaggtaaaaatgccGCACTTTGATGGAGAACTACGTCATTACCCTCAgtttaaaagagatttcaaCAAACAAGTCATGCCACAAATTCGTGGAAGAGATGCCGCATATGTGCTACGCTCTTGTCTTGGAAAAGAACCCGAAGGCCTGGTAAAGAGCATAGACGACGATGTGCAAGAAATGTGGCGAAGACTGGACGAAAAGTATGGAGATCCAGCCAAAATTGCAGACGTTATCATTGACGGCATACGTAGATTCAGAACACTTAAGGAAGGAGAAGATAAACGTTTCATCGAATTCGTGACTCTTGTAGAAGACGGATACAGAGACCTCACAAGACTCGGTCTAGAAGCGGAAATTACAACAACGAGTTCGGTCAGTATTATAGAGAAAGCTTTATCAACAGACATCAGAAGAAAATGGGCGGAAATG AGTGCTATTGAATACGACAGTGCTTCTCTTCGGACGACGACCAACAATCAACATTACAGAGGCACATCGCACTATACAGAAGGCGTCGAGGAAGTAAGCAAAGAACCCAAACCAAAATGTCTGATTCATGAACACGGAAGACATTGGACAGCAGACTGCAGAATTTATTTAGCCAAGCCAATAGAAGAGAAAAAGACGATCATCAAAGATAAACGAGCCTGTTGGTCGTGCCTAAAGATCGGTCATCGACAACGTACATGCAAATCAAGGAAAGACTGTGGTGTAGGCGGCTGCACAAGAAAGCACCATCCATCTATACACGAGACGGAAGAAACACCTCAGGAAGTCTCAGCCTCAGCAAATGTATGCCACAATACAAAAATTGACACCTGCCTGTTACAAGTACAAAGAGTTAAAACCAAAAGAGGAGAAGCTAATATAATGTGGGATAACGCCGCATCACTTTGTTTTATCACAAACACTAAAGCAAAGCAAGAGAAACTTAAAGGATCCAAAGTCGAACTTTCAGTCATCAAAGTTGGAGCACAGAGCGAGAAGATTAAGACCAACAAATACAAGGTACCTCTTATAGATAAGCAAGGTCACGTCATCGAATTCGAAGCTTACGGCATCGAAAGGATCACCTCAGACATTGAAAGTGTTAACATAGACGACATAGTACATCTTTTCAAGAACGTCACAAAGGAAGAAATCGAGCGACCCTCAGGACCTGTGGACATTTTAATCGGTTACGAATATGCAGCCTATCACCCGGAAAGAGAACAAAACATCGGTCATCTTGTGCTCTTAAGGAATCGTTTCGGGCGATGTATTGGAGGAACGCACCCGTTACTTAAAGAATCACATCTGTATCACGATTTCATCAATGCCAGAGTCAACACAGTTGTAGGCAAAATCAATATAGAAGACTTTTACAAAATTGAGAACCTTGGCGTAGAATGCAAACCGAAATGTGGAGGATGTAAATGTGGAAAATGTTCCTTAGGCGCGAAAGActgcactattcaagaagagcgAGAGCTGGAACTAATCGAACGAAATCTAAACTTTAACAAAGAGGAAAATCGCTGGGTCGCTGAGTATCCCTGGATCAAGGATCCTCAGAATCTTCCTGACAACCGGAAGGTCGCTTTCGCGAAACTGATAACGACCGAGAAACGTCTAAGAAGGAACACCGAACACGCAAAAGTGTATGACAACCAGATAAAAGACATGGTAACTAGAGGAGTTGCAAGGAAACTCTCCAAAAAGGAACTAACACTCTACAAAGGACCGGTGCATTATATCGGACATCATGAAGTTCTCAAGCCTGATTCCAAATCTACCCCAGTGCGCATAGTGTTCAATAGCAGCGCCAATTACATGGGTCATATCTTGAATGAGTATTGGGCTAAAGGTCCTGACCTACTCAATAACTTATTGGGAGTCCTTATACGTTTCCGAGAGAATAAAGTAGCCTTCATTGGTGATATTAAAAAGATGTACCACACTGTGAAGATGACAGAGTTAGATCAGCACACCCACCGATTTCTGTGGAGGGATATGGATAGTACAAGAGAACCCGACACATACATAATGCTCAGAGTTTCATTCGGTGACAAGCCGTCAGCTACGATTGCAACCGTTGCTTTGAGAAAAACCGCAGAGATGTCAAGAGAGAAATACCCAGAAGCAGCAGATATAATACAAAGAAATACGTACATGGACGACATAATCGAAAGTACGGACGATCGCAAACAAGCTATTAAACTGACTCAAGATATCGAGAAGGCTATTATTAAAGGAGGATTTGAAGTCAAAGAGTGGATGTTCTCAAGCGATACTGacagacaagaaaaaacaaatatacCGATCGaggaacaaacagaaaagatacttggagtTAAATGGAGTCAATCAGAAGATCAACTGTGTTTCGAAGTCAAGGTTAACTTTACTACCAAGCGAATACATACTTCAAGGTCTACGAGCGACATCAGCGCCACCCAAGATCCCCAACAGCTCACAAAGCGTATAATCTTGTCACAGATCAACAGCGTGTATGATCCCCTAGGGTTGGCAGGACCATTTACAGTAAGGGCCAAAATTCTTTTACGCCGTTTGTGGGGAACTGAACCGAAACTTGACTGGGACGACCCTATACCCGAGGAAAACCAACAGAATTGGTCTATTTTCTTCAACGATTTGAAAGACATGAATCAAATCAGATTTACGAGATGCCTTAAACCAATGGATGCTATTGGCGACCCCATTCTCGTTGTGTTTAGTGACGCATCCAAAGACGCATACGCTGCATGTGCATATGTACGGTGGCAAAGAAAGAATAACCAATTTGAGAGCAATTTAATACTGTCCAAAAATCGTCTTGCACCAATAAAAAAGATGTCCATTGACCGTATAGAACTGTGTGGAGCGGTACTGAACAAACGTCTAAAAGTGTTCATAGAAAAGGAATGTAGATATCGCTTTGAAAAGATCTACCACATCGTAGACTCTCAGATTGTACATGCCATGATACAGAAAAGCTCATACGGGTTCAACACGTTCGCCGCCACTAGAATAGGTGAAATACAGGAAGGAACAAACCCTGAAAACTGGTATTGGGTAGAGAGTAAATATAACATAGCTGACTGTTTGACAAGAGGCAGGAAGCCCGATGACATTGGACTTGAAAGCACATGGCAAAAGGGTCCCGATTTTCTTAAACAAACAGAAGACAAGTGGCCAATCACTCGTGATTACTTGGAGCCAAAACTATCCGAAGTAATCCGGACTACAATGGTAACGAAGATAGAAGGACCTCATGACACCCTAGCGTTACGAATTGACATCGCCAAATATTCGAGTTACGGCAAACTACTACGTGTCACtgcaagaattttgaaattttacagcAAATTTCCCAAACCGTCATTTAAAAGCGCAACGCAAGAACTGACACCTGAAGATATTAAAAAGTCAGAGATTTTCTGGATCAAAGAGATTCAGCAGAACATGAGAAATGATATTGAAAATGGCAAGTACAACCGTTTGTGTCCTATCACACGCAAAGACGGCATCTATGTAGTAAGCAGTCGTACTGCAAAGTTACAAACAAATTACGGTGACAACGAAGTTATATTACTACCATATGATCATCCGTTCTCACATCTCTATGTAGCACAAACTCATGCAAGAGGACATCATGGCATTCTAACTACTGCCAGCAAAGTGCGCACCAAATACTGGATACCCAAACTCCTTAAGTTGGTAAAATCGATTAAGTTCAGATGCGTTATCTGCAAAAAACTTGCTAAGAAAACAAGTCAGCAAGTGATGGGCCAATTACCTGAAGACAGATTGAAGCCAGCACCGCCATGGTACAGTACAGGAATTGATCTTTTTGATCCCTTTAAAATTCGGGACGAGGTAAAGAAGAGAACGTTCTCTAAAGCTTATGGAGTAATATTTAATTGTCTCGGAACAAGAGCTGTTTATCTGGATCTGGCAGCAGATTATAGTACAGACAAATTTCTGATGGTACTCAGAAGATTTGTGTCCCTAAACGGATATCCATCCAAGCTATTGTCTGACAACGGTACTCAACTAATTGCAGCAAGTAAGGAACTAACCGCTATAACAAAAACATGGGATTGGAAGAAAATTAAGGAATATGGCGTCATGAAAGGATTGCAATGGATCTTCACCCCAGCAGATGCCCCATGGCAAAATGGAGTAACTGAAGCTCTTATAAGATCGGTCAAGCGAGCAATTGAATTCTCGGTTGGTGAAAATGCTTTAACCTTCTCTGAATTGCAAACAGTTTTATTCGAGATTGCCAACTTGCTGAATGAAAGACCAATAGGGCGACACCCAACATCCCCTGAGGACGGAGCATATTTATGCCCAAATGACTTACTGTTAGGCAGAGCCACAAGCAGGATACCAAATGGCCCATTTGATGAAAACGCGAACACCCAAAAACGTTTCACGTTCGTCCAGACAATTGTTCATACATTCTGGAAAAAATGGAACTCGAACTACTTCCCAAGCTTGATATTAAGGCAAAAATGGCACACATCTCACCGAAATTTGAAAATCGGAGACGTAGTTATGATACAAGATTCCAACTTAGTGAGAGGAAACTGGAAGCTTGGAAAAGTGTCAAATGTTTACCCAGGTGCAGATGGGAAAGTGCGAAGAGTAGACGTGCAATACAAGAATCTCACCGTAAACGAACCTATGAAGCAATACCAAGGCAAAGGATATGTCACTGTTCAACGTCCTGTACAGAGACTTGTATTACTTATACCGattgatgaaaacaaaattaacttctaA